In the Solanum pennellii chromosome 5, SPENNV200 genome, one interval contains:
- the LOC107018971 gene encoding putative pentatricopeptide repeat-containing protein At5g13230, mitochondrial, which translates to MLRYVLARTQPWKRFATFPASHCWALFWHSQFSSQSLYLSKGQYTNLEISSFNSSTYANVLQNCIKNRDFIVGKALHCDVLKRGGCLDLFGQNILLNFYVKSELLHDAVQLFDEMSTKNVVSFVTLLQGHLQAEEYITAVELFNRLHREGHELNPFVFTTILKVLVGMDEAEMGWNIHACIYKLGFDSNPFVSTSLIDAYSVSGLVDFSRDVFDGIIDKDMVSWTGIITCYAENDYFEEALGCFSQMRLAGWMPNNYTFTSVIKACLSLLAIDVGKSVHGCVLKTRYEMDPSVGISLLDLYCKSGDLNDAACVFQEIPERDVVHWSFIIARYSQSDRCDEALKFFSQMRRALIVPNQFTFASVLQACASVEALDLGMQIHCYVTKFGLDSDVFVRNALMDVYAKCGKVENTVDMFLETENINDVSWNTIIVGHVQCGDGEKALALFIDMHEAQVRASSVTYSSLLRACATLAALEPGLQIHSFTIKTIYDQDLAVGNALVDMYAKCGSIKDARLVFEMMIERDVVSWNAMVSAYSMHGLGNEALSIFERMRRTHVKPNQLTFLGVLSACSNSGSLNHGYAYLSLMLDDYGIEPCVEHYTCMVSLLGRLGHFDKARKLIEDIPFEPSVMVWRALLGACVLHNEVDLGKTAAQRVLELEPQDETTYVLLSNMYATSKRWNNVAFVRKTMKKKRLKKEPGLSWVENQGSVHYFSVGDASHPDIKLIHGMLEWLNLKSKGGGYVPNSDVILLDVDDDEKIRLLWLHSERLALAFALVRTPPGSPIRIIKNLRICLDCHAAIKFISTLVQREIVIRDINRFHHFQNGACSCGDYW; encoded by the coding sequence ATGCTGAGATACGTACTGGCCAGAACACAGCCATGGAAGAGATTTGCAACCTTCCCAGCATCCCATTGTTGGGCTCTGTTTTGGCACAGCCAATTCTCATCCCAGTCCCTCTACTTGTCGAAAGGGCAATACACGAATTTGGAAATTTCATCTTTCAATTCATCTACATACGCCAATGTGCTTCAGAATTGCATAAAGAACAGGGATTTCATTGTTGGAAAGGCACTCCATTGCGATGTCTTAAAGAGAGGAGGATGTTTAGACCTATTTGGCCAGAACATTTTGCTCAATTTTTATGTTAAGTCTGAGTTATTACATGATGCAGTTCAGCTGTTCGATGAAATGTCTACGAAAAATGTGGTTTCATTTGTAACATTACTTCAGGGACATTTGCAGGCAGAGGAGTATATTACAGCTGTTGAATTGTTTAATAGATTGCATAGAGAAGGTCATGAGCTGAACCCATTTGTATTCACAACAATCTTGAAAGTGCTTGTGGGTATGGATGAAGCGGAGATGGGTTGGAACATTCATGCGTGTATTTATAAGCTTGGATTTGACTCTAATCCTTTTGTCAGCACTTCCCTTATTGATGCTTACTCTGTTTCTGGACTTGTTGATTTTTCCAGGGATGTTTTTGATGGCATTATTGACAAGGACATGGTTTCTTGGACAGGGATTATTACTTGCTATGCGGAAAATGATTACTTTGAAGAAGCACTGGGATGCTTCTCCCAAATGAGGTTGGCAGGTTGGATGCCAAACAACTACACATTTACGAGTGTCATAAAGGCTTGCCTTAGTCTACTGGCCATTGATGTGGGCAAGAGTGTTCATGGATGTGTACTGAAAACTAGGTATGAGATGGATCCTTCTGTTGGTATTTCGTTGCTTGACCTATACTGTAAATCTGGAGATTTGAATGATGCTGCGTGTGTATTTCAAGAGATACCTGAGCGTGATGTAGTTCATTGGAGTTTTATTATAGCACGATATTCACAGAGTGACCGCTGTGATGAGGCATTGAAGTTCTTTTCCCAAATGAGGAGAGCATTAATTGTTCCAAACCAGTTTACTTTTGCTAGTGTGCTACAGGCATGTGCATCTGTGGAGGCTTTAGACCTTGGGATGCAAATCCACTGCTATGTGACCAAGTTTGGGCTTGATTCAGATGTGTTTGTTAGAAATGCCCTCATGGATGTATATGCTAAGTGTGGAAAGGTGGAAAATACAGTAGACATGTTTCTGGAGACTGAAAACATAAATGATGTGTCATGGAACACTATTATTGTTGGCCATGTACAATGTGGAGATGGAGAGAAGGCACTAGCTCTGTTTATTGATATGCATGAAGCTCAAGTGCGAGCTTCATCGGTGACATATTCGTCTCTGCTACGTGCTTGTGCAACCCTGGCTGCATTGGAGCCAGGTCTTCAAATTCACTCGTTTACTATAAAAACCATTTACGATCAAGATCTTGCAGTTGGAAATGCTTTAGTGGATATGTATGCAAAATGTGGGAGTATTAAGGATGCTCGGTTGGTGTTTGAAATGATGATTGAGCGAGATGTTGTATCATGGAATGCTATGGTTTCAGCATATTCCATGCATGGTCTTGGGAATGAAGCTCTCAGTATCTTTGAGAGAATGCGCAGAACGCATGTCAAACCTAATCAATTAACATTTCTTGGTGTCCTTTCAGCATGTAGCAATTCAGGATCTTTGAATCATGGATATGCCTATCTCTCTTTGATGCTGGATGATTATGGTATTGAGCCTTGCGTTGAACATTATACATGCATGGTATCACTTTTGGGGCGCTTAGGTCACTTTGATAAGGCTCGTAAGTTGATCGAAGACATCCCATTTGAGCCAAGTGTCATGGTATGGCGTGCTTTGCTTGGTGCCTGTGTTCTTCATAATGAAGTTGATCTTGGGAAAACAGCTGCTCAGCGTGTGCTTGAATTGGAACCACAAGATGAAACGACTTATGTGTTGTTATCAAATATGTATGCCACTTCGAAAAGGTGGAATAATGTAGCTTTTGTCCGGAAAACTATGAAGAAAAAACGACTAAAGAAGGAACCAGGACTTAGTTGGGTTGAAAACCAGGGCAGTGTTCATTATTTCTCTGTTGGTGATGCTTCACATCCTGATATCAAACTTATACACGGAATGTTGGAATGGCTCAACTTGAAAAGTAAGGGGGGAGGCTATGTTCCTAATTCTGATGTTATTCTACTTGATGTGGACGATGATGAAAAGATACGCCTCCTATGGTTACATAGTGAGAGATTAGCTTTAGCCTTTGCTTTAGTAAGAACGCCGCCTGGAAGCCCAATTCGGATTATTAAAAATCTACGAATATGTTTGGACTGTCATGCAGCAATCAAATTTATATCAACACTTGTGCAGCGAGAAATTGTTATAAGAGATATAAATAGGTTTCACCACTTCCAAAATGGAGCTTGTTCATGTGGTGATTACTGGTAA